CCGTCAGGGCCTCATCCGGGGCGCCGACCTCGGCCGGGACGGCGGGCACGGTGCGGAAGGCGGGGTTGCGGCGCAGGAAGGCGATGATCTGGGTCTCGCCCTCCTCGCGCTCCAGCGAGCAGACGCAATAGACCAGGCGCCCGCCCGGCTTCACCTTCTCGGCCGCCACGTCCAGCAGGCGGTGCTGCACGTCGGCCAGCTTGGCCACGTCGGCGGGGCGGGTGGCGCGCAGCACCTCGGGGTTACGACGATAGGTGCCGGTGGCGGTGCACGGCGCGTCCAGCAGGACCGCGTCGAAGGCGCGGTCATCCTCCCAGTCCTCGGCTGGGACGGCGACGACTTCGGCCGTGAGCTTCATGCGCTCGAAATTCTGGCGCAGGCGCTTCAGCCGCGCCTCGGAGCGGTCCAGGGCGACGACCTCGGCCCCGGCGGCGGCCAGCTGCAGCGTCTTGCCGCCCGGCGCGGCGCACAGGTCCAGCGCCGTCTCGCCCGCCTTCACGGCCAGCAGGCGCGCGGGCACGGCGGCGGCCGCATCCTGCACCCACCAGTCGCCGGCCTCGAAGCCGGGCCAGGACGCGACGTCGCCGCGTTTGCCGGTGCGGACCGTGCCGCCGGGCAGGACTTCGCCCTCGACCAGGGCCGCCAGTTCGGCCGGATCGACGCCGGGCCTGGCCGTCAGGTCCGTGGCGGGCTCCTCGCGCGTGGCCAGCGCTAGGCCGATCAGGGCCGCCTCGCCATAGGTCGCCTTCCAGCGCTGGGCCAGCCAGTCGGGCAGGTTTGATTCAGCGGTCGTCAGGCCCGGACCGTCGCGGCCGACGCCGCGCAGCACGGCGTTGACCAGGTTCTTGTAGGGCCGCGTCTTGGGGTCGCGCTCGGCCAGCTTGACCGCTGTCGACACCGCGGCGAAGGCCGGGGTCTCCAGCACCAGGGTCTGGGCGAGGGCGATGCGCAGGATGGTCATGACCGCCAGCGGCGGCGCCTTCTGCAGGCGGCGCTCCAGGATCTGGTCGATCTCGCCCAGGCGGCGCAGGGCCGCCATGGCCACGGCGCGGGCGAAGGCGCGGTCCGGCGGAGCCAGGTCGCGCGCCGGCGCCTGCGACAGGGCCTCGTCCAGGCCGGTGCGTTTCTCCAGCGCCGCGTTCAGCAGCAGGCCGGCGACCAGGCGCGCCTCGACGCCGACGTCGGCGTGGGGATCGTCCGCAACCGGGCGCGGGGCGGGGGCGCGACGGGGCCCGCGCGCCTTCTCGGCGATGCGGCGGCCGCGCGCGGCGGAGCTGCGCCCCTTGGGCGCCCCCCCGCTCACACCGACACCTGGGTGCCGAGCTCGACCACGCGGCCGGGCGGAA
The nucleotide sequence above comes from Brevundimonas naejangsanensis. Encoded proteins:
- a CDS encoding RsmB/NOP family class I SAM-dependent RNA methyltransferase; its protein translation is MSGGAPKGRSSAARGRRIAEKARGPRRAPAPRPVADDPHADVGVEARLVAGLLLNAALEKRTGLDEALSQAPARDLAPPDRAFARAVAMAALRRLGEIDQILERRLQKAPPLAVMTILRIALAQTLVLETPAFAAVSTAVKLAERDPKTRPYKNLVNAVLRGVGRDGPGLTTAESNLPDWLAQRWKATYGEAALIGLALATREEPATDLTARPGVDPAELAALVEGEVLPGGTVRTGKRGDVASWPGFEAGDWWVQDAAAAVPARLLAVKAGETALDLCAAPGGKTLQLAAAGAEVVALDRSEARLKRLRQNFERMKLTAEVVAVPAEDWEDDRAFDAVLLDAPCTATGTYRRNPEVLRATRPADVAKLADVQHRLLDVAAEKVKPGGRLVYCVCSLEREEGETQIIAFLRRNPAFRTVPAVPAEVGAPDEALTAEGWLRILPSQWAERGGLDGFFAAKLERIA